The Pseudomonas aeruginosa genome includes the window CATCCGCGGGTTGACACCCGCGGTGCATTCCGCTGCCATGTTCCTCCCGAACGAGCCGTATCCTGCCTGCCGCCCTCGCCTCCGGTGGCCGGTGCATCGAACGTGAGCCTCCGTCCCGCCCCGGCGCGATGACCCGACAAGGAGCCCCGTATGCCCCGTATGCTCGCCCGCAAGGATCCGTCCGCCTTCAAGACCCTGCCGCTGCTGGTGGAGGCCTCCCCGGACGGGCTGGTCTACCAGGCCCTCGGCCTGCCGCTGAACTTCCAGCAGATGCTCGTACGCCGCCGCCGCATGGAGGTAGCCGACCCGCAGCGCTTCGTCGCCGAGCTGGCCAACCTGGGGGTCTCGGTGCGCTTGACCCTGAACTGGCAGGGCCGCGACTACTGGGTGCTGGTCCGTCAGCGCCGGCTGGACCGCGGCGATACCGTGCTCAAGCTGATCTCCGGCTACGTACCGGCCCACGAACTGAACCTGCCGCTGCTCACGGCGATCCAGGAAGTCGCCGAGGAATGCCTGGTGGAGACCGCCGGCGGCTGGCTCGGCGGGCGCTTCGGCGACACCTGGCTGCCGACGCCCTACCAGGGTTCGCTGCGCTACCGGGAGAACAGCCACTTCGTCCTCACCCCGCTGTCCGGCGCCGCCCGTCCGGTGCAAGCCGGCAGCCTGCGCTTGCTGGAGCGCCCACGCGCCTACGTACACCTGCCCACGGCCTCGCTGCAACTGGTCTACGACATGCGCCTGGAGCTGCCGCGCGATGCGCGCGAGCCGAGCCTCTACCATGTCGACGAGCGGCTCGAGAGCGGTCCGCTGGTGGCGCGCCTGGACCGTCGGCGCCCCGATCTCTACCTGCTGCCGCTGGACCAGGGGCGCCCCACCGGCGACCTGTTCACCCTGCGCAAGGGCCAGTTGCGCCCTGCGGCCACCCGCGGCCTGTGGTTGGCCGAGAGCTTTGCCGTACAGGACGGCTGGCTGGTGCATGAGGAACGCATCCGTTTCCGCGACTGGCTGGCACTGTGGCCATCCAGCAACGGCGACCAGGCCGGCGGTGGACGCGACCGCGCCAGCGCCTGAACCGGGCGGGCTTTGCCGCCCTTTCTACTTCAACTGGCTGGAAGACTTGCCGAGCAGGCGGCGGGCGACGATGAGCAGCTGGATCTGCTGGGTGCCCTCGAAGATGTCGAGGATCTTCGAGTCCCGCGCCCACTTCTCCAACAGCTCATCCTCGGCGTAGCCGAGGGCGCCGGCCAGCTCCACGCACTTCAGGGTGATCTCGTTGGCCACCCGTCCAGCCTTGGCCTTGGCGATGGACGCTTCCTTCGAGTTGGGCAGCTTGTTGTCGGCCATCCATGCCGCCTTCAGGGTCAACAGGCGCGCTGCCTCCCACTCCGCCTCCAGGCGATAGAGAGTGGCCTCGGCGTGGCTGACGGTCAGCAGCGGCTTCCTGTAGTCGAACTTGCAGCCAGCCTTCTTCAGCAATTCGCGGGTCCGGTCCAGCGCCGCCTTGGCCACCCCGACAGCCATGCCGGCCACCAGCGGGCGGGTATTGTCGAAGGTCTCCATGACCCCGGCGAAACCCTTCTGCACGTCGACCTCGGCGTTGCCCAGCAGGTTCGCGGCCGGCACCCGGCAATCATTGAAACTGATCGAAGCGGTATCCGAAGCCTTGATCCCGAGCTTCTTCTCCAGGCGCGTCACGGTCATCCCCGGCGTGCCCTTCTCGACCACGAAGGACTTGATCGCCGCCCGCCCCAGGTTGCGGTTCAGGGTGGCCCAGACCACCACGGCATCGGCCCGCTCGCCGGAAGTGACGAAAATCTTCTCGCCGTTCAGTACATAGTGGTCGCCATCCTGGGTCGCGGTGGTGCGGATCGCCGCCGAGTCCGAGCCGCAGCCCGGCTCGGTGATCGCCATTGCCGCCCAGGTGCCGCCGAAGCGCTGCAACTGCTCCTCGTTGGCCACCGCGGCGATCGCCGCATTGCCCAGCCCCTGGCGCGGCATGGCCAGGAGCAGGCCGACGTCGCCCCAGCACAGTTCCATCACGCCGAGCAACGCCGACAGGTTGCCGCCGTTCTTGATACCCTCCTCTACCTGCTTGCCGGCGCGCTTGCTCGCCGAGGTCGCACCGACAGCCTCGGGCGAGCCGC containing:
- a CDS encoding acyl-CoA dehydrogenase family protein; translated protein: MYLETPKKFRSLANQAHQVAENYFRPISRKYDKAEHAYPKELDLLAALLDGMNSGSPEAVGATSASKRAGKQVEEGIKNGGNLSALLGVMELCWGDVGLLLAMPRQGLGNAAIAAVANEEQLQRFGGTWAAMAITEPGCGSDSAAIRTTATQDGDHYVLNGEKIFVTSGERADAVVVWATLNRNLGRAAIKSFVVEKGTPGMTVTRLEKKLGIKASDTASISFNDCRVPAANLLGNAEVDVQKGFAGVMETFDNTRPLVAGMAVGVAKAALDRTRELLKKAGCKFDYRKPLLTVSHAEATLYRLEAEWEAARLLTLKAAWMADNKLPNSKEASIAKAKAGRVANEITLKCVELAGALGYAEDELLEKWARDSKILDIFEGTQQIQLLIVARRLLGKSSSQLK